A single genomic interval of Camelina sativa cultivar DH55 chromosome 11, Cs, whole genome shotgun sequence harbors:
- the LOC104724740 gene encoding carboxyl-terminal-processing peptidase 1, chloroplastic isoform X1, translating into MRLLLPFSSPLSATSSPATSQFLPEHPPPFQFDFPVLSKILKKSVIGTLSGALSLTLVFSSPLSSVAASDDPYLSLKPPSSSQDSSLNHFDSAPEDCPNEEEAGDAEMQDDDFKTQLVTNEGIVEEAWDIVNDAFLDTRSRSWTPETWQKQKDDILASPIKSRSKAHEVIKKMLASLGDQYTRFLSPDEFSRMSKYDITGIGINLREVSDGDGNVKVKVLGFVLDSPADIAGVKQGDEIVAVNGMDVSGKSSFEVSSLLQGPSKTFVVLKVKHGKCGPVKSLKIQRQVNAPTPVSYRLEKVDNGKVSVGYIRLKEFNALARKDLVIAMKRLQDKGASYFVMDLRDNLGGLVQAGIETAKLFLDEGDTVISTAGRDPEAQKTVLADKKPLITAPLIVMVNNRTASASEIVASALHDNCKAVLVGERTYGKGLIQSVYELRDGSGVVVTIGKYVTPNHMDINGGGIEPDFRNLPGWDEVKERLSKCNILQQS; encoded by the exons ATGAGGCTTTTGCTTCCATTTTCCTCGCCGTTATCCGCCACGTCATCACCGGCGACGTCGCAATTTCTCCCCGAACATCCGCCTCCGTTTCAATTCGACTTCCCTGTTCTAAGTAAAATTCTGAAAAAATCGGTGATCGGAACCCTTTCCGGAGCTCTCTCGCTCACTCTCGTTTTCTCCTCGCCCCTCTCCTCCGTTGCTGCTTCTGATGatccttatctctctctcaagccGCCTTCATCATCGCAAGACTCTTCTCTGAACCACTTCGATTCGGCTCCGGAAGACTGTCCTAACGAGGAAGAAGCTGGTGATGCTGAGATGCAAGATGATGACTTTAAGACTCAGTTAGTAACTAATGAAGGGATTGTTGAAGAAGCTTGGGACATTGTTAATGACGCCTTTCTCGATACTCGTAGCCGTAGCTGGACTCCTGAAACTTGGCAG AAACAGAAGGATGATATATTAGCTAGTCCAATTAAGAGTAGATCAAAGGCTCATGAAGTGATTAAGAAAATGTTGGCAAGTTTGGGTGATCAATACACTCGTTTCCTATCACCAGATgag TTCTCTAGGATGTCCAAGTATGACATTACTGGTATTGGAATTAACCTAAGAGAAGTTTCTGATGGTGATGGAAATGTGAAGGTGAAGGTTCTTGGTTTTGTATTGGACAGTCCTGCTGACATTGCTGGCGTGAAACAG GGAGATGAAATTGTTGCTGTCAATGGAATGGATGTTAGTGGGAAATCGTCATTTGAAGTATCATCTTTATTACAAGGCCCTAGTAAAACTTTTGTGGTTCTCAAG GTGAAGCATGGAAAGTGTGGACCTGTTAAGTCTCTTAAAATCCAGAGACAAGTTAATGCACCGACCCCAGTCTCTTATCGGTTGGAAAAAGTGGACAATGGAAAAGTCTCTGTCGGGTACATTCGCCTGAAAGAGTTCAATGCTCTGGCTAGAAAAGATTTGGTGATTG CAATGAAACGACTCCAAGACAAGGGTGCATCTTATTTTGTGATGGATCTTAGAGATAACCTTGGTGGACTTGTGCAG GCTGGAATAGAAACTGCTAAGCTGTTCCTAGATGAAGGGGATACG GTGATATCTACAGCTGGGAGAGACCCTGAGGCTCAAAAAACTGTTCTTGCAGATAAGAAACCGTTGATCACTGCCCCACTTATT GTAATGGTAAATAACAGAACAGCAAGTGCTAGTGAAATT GTAGCCTCTGCACTGCATGATAACTGTAAAGCAGTTCTTGTTGGCGAAAGAACATACGGAAAG GGTTTGATTCAATCGGTGTACGAGCTCCGAGATGGTTCAGGAGTTGTTGTGACAATAGGAAAGTATGTAACACCTAACCACATGGACATCAATGGTGGTGGAATTGAACCTGATTTCAGAAATTTACCAG GTTGGGATGAAGTTAAAGAACGTTTGTCTAAGTGCAATATTCTCCAACAAAGTTGA
- the LOC104724740 gene encoding carboxyl-terminal-processing peptidase 1, chloroplastic isoform X2, whose product MRLLLPFSSPLSATSSPATSQFLPEHPPPFQFDFPVLSKILKKSVIGTLSGALSLTLVFSSPLSSVAASDDPYLSLKPPSSSQDSSLNHFDSAPEDCPNEEEAGDAEMQDDDFKTQLVTNEGIVEEAWDIVNDAFLDTRSRSWTPETWQKQKDDILASPIKSRSKAHEVIKKMLASLGDQYTRFLSPDEFSRMSKYDITGIGINLREVSDGDGNVKVKVLGFVLDSPADIAGVKQGDEIVAVNGMDVSGKSSFEVSSLLQGPSKTFVVLKVKHGKCGPVKSLKIQRQVNAPTPVSYRLEKVDNGKVSVGYIRLKEFNALARKDLVIAMKRLQDKGASYFVMDLRDNLGGLVQAGIETAKLFLDEGDTVISTAGRDPEAQKTVLADKKPLITAPLIVMVASALHDNCKAVLVGERTYGKGLIQSVYELRDGSGVVVTIGKYVTPNHMDINGGGIEPDFRNLPGWDEVKERLSKCNILQQS is encoded by the exons ATGAGGCTTTTGCTTCCATTTTCCTCGCCGTTATCCGCCACGTCATCACCGGCGACGTCGCAATTTCTCCCCGAACATCCGCCTCCGTTTCAATTCGACTTCCCTGTTCTAAGTAAAATTCTGAAAAAATCGGTGATCGGAACCCTTTCCGGAGCTCTCTCGCTCACTCTCGTTTTCTCCTCGCCCCTCTCCTCCGTTGCTGCTTCTGATGatccttatctctctctcaagccGCCTTCATCATCGCAAGACTCTTCTCTGAACCACTTCGATTCGGCTCCGGAAGACTGTCCTAACGAGGAAGAAGCTGGTGATGCTGAGATGCAAGATGATGACTTTAAGACTCAGTTAGTAACTAATGAAGGGATTGTTGAAGAAGCTTGGGACATTGTTAATGACGCCTTTCTCGATACTCGTAGCCGTAGCTGGACTCCTGAAACTTGGCAG AAACAGAAGGATGATATATTAGCTAGTCCAATTAAGAGTAGATCAAAGGCTCATGAAGTGATTAAGAAAATGTTGGCAAGTTTGGGTGATCAATACACTCGTTTCCTATCACCAGATgag TTCTCTAGGATGTCCAAGTATGACATTACTGGTATTGGAATTAACCTAAGAGAAGTTTCTGATGGTGATGGAAATGTGAAGGTGAAGGTTCTTGGTTTTGTATTGGACAGTCCTGCTGACATTGCTGGCGTGAAACAG GGAGATGAAATTGTTGCTGTCAATGGAATGGATGTTAGTGGGAAATCGTCATTTGAAGTATCATCTTTATTACAAGGCCCTAGTAAAACTTTTGTGGTTCTCAAG GTGAAGCATGGAAAGTGTGGACCTGTTAAGTCTCTTAAAATCCAGAGACAAGTTAATGCACCGACCCCAGTCTCTTATCGGTTGGAAAAAGTGGACAATGGAAAAGTCTCTGTCGGGTACATTCGCCTGAAAGAGTTCAATGCTCTGGCTAGAAAAGATTTGGTGATTG CAATGAAACGACTCCAAGACAAGGGTGCATCTTATTTTGTGATGGATCTTAGAGATAACCTTGGTGGACTTGTGCAG GCTGGAATAGAAACTGCTAAGCTGTTCCTAGATGAAGGGGATACG GTGATATCTACAGCTGGGAGAGACCCTGAGGCTCAAAAAACTGTTCTTGCAGATAAGAAACCGTTGATCACTGCCCCACTTATT GTAATG GTAGCCTCTGCACTGCATGATAACTGTAAAGCAGTTCTTGTTGGCGAAAGAACATACGGAAAG GGTTTGATTCAATCGGTGTACGAGCTCCGAGATGGTTCAGGAGTTGTTGTGACAATAGGAAAGTATGTAACACCTAACCACATGGACATCAATGGTGGTGGAATTGAACCTGATTTCAGAAATTTACCAG GTTGGGATGAAGTTAAAGAACGTTTGTCTAAGTGCAATATTCTCCAACAAAGTTGA
- the LOC104724740 gene encoding carboxyl-terminal-processing peptidase 1, chloroplastic isoform X3 yields MRLLLPFSSPLSATSSPATSQFLPEHPPPFQFDFPVLSKILKKSVIGTLSGALSLTLVFSSPLSSVAASDDPYLSLKPPSSSQDSSLNHFDSAPEDCPNEEEAGDAEMQDDDFKTQLVTNEGIVEEAWDIVNDAFLDTRSRSWTPETWQKQKDDILASPIKSRSKAHEVIKKMLASLGDQYTRFLSPDEFSRMSKYDITGIGINLREVSDGDGNVKVKVLGFVLDSPADIAGVKQGDEIVAVNGMDVSGKSSFEVSSLLQGPSKTFVVLKVKHGKCGPVKSLKIQRQVNAPTPVSYRLEKVDNGKVSVGYIRLKEFNALARKDLVIAMKRLQDKGASYFVMDLRDNLGGLVQAGIETAKLFLDEGDTVISTAGRDPEAQKTVLADKKPLITAPLIVCDGSCNGSLCTA; encoded by the exons ATGAGGCTTTTGCTTCCATTTTCCTCGCCGTTATCCGCCACGTCATCACCGGCGACGTCGCAATTTCTCCCCGAACATCCGCCTCCGTTTCAATTCGACTTCCCTGTTCTAAGTAAAATTCTGAAAAAATCGGTGATCGGAACCCTTTCCGGAGCTCTCTCGCTCACTCTCGTTTTCTCCTCGCCCCTCTCCTCCGTTGCTGCTTCTGATGatccttatctctctctcaagccGCCTTCATCATCGCAAGACTCTTCTCTGAACCACTTCGATTCGGCTCCGGAAGACTGTCCTAACGAGGAAGAAGCTGGTGATGCTGAGATGCAAGATGATGACTTTAAGACTCAGTTAGTAACTAATGAAGGGATTGTTGAAGAAGCTTGGGACATTGTTAATGACGCCTTTCTCGATACTCGTAGCCGTAGCTGGACTCCTGAAACTTGGCAG AAACAGAAGGATGATATATTAGCTAGTCCAATTAAGAGTAGATCAAAGGCTCATGAAGTGATTAAGAAAATGTTGGCAAGTTTGGGTGATCAATACACTCGTTTCCTATCACCAGATgag TTCTCTAGGATGTCCAAGTATGACATTACTGGTATTGGAATTAACCTAAGAGAAGTTTCTGATGGTGATGGAAATGTGAAGGTGAAGGTTCTTGGTTTTGTATTGGACAGTCCTGCTGACATTGCTGGCGTGAAACAG GGAGATGAAATTGTTGCTGTCAATGGAATGGATGTTAGTGGGAAATCGTCATTTGAAGTATCATCTTTATTACAAGGCCCTAGTAAAACTTTTGTGGTTCTCAAG GTGAAGCATGGAAAGTGTGGACCTGTTAAGTCTCTTAAAATCCAGAGACAAGTTAATGCACCGACCCCAGTCTCTTATCGGTTGGAAAAAGTGGACAATGGAAAAGTCTCTGTCGGGTACATTCGCCTGAAAGAGTTCAATGCTCTGGCTAGAAAAGATTTGGTGATTG CAATGAAACGACTCCAAGACAAGGGTGCATCTTATTTTGTGATGGATCTTAGAGATAACCTTGGTGGACTTGTGCAG GCTGGAATAGAAACTGCTAAGCTGTTCCTAGATGAAGGGGATACG GTGATATCTACAGCTGGGAGAGACCCTGAGGCTCAAAAAACTGTTCTTGCAGATAAGAAACCGTTGATCACTGCCCCACTTATTGTATGTGATGGATCAT GTAATG GTAGCCTCTGCACTGCATGA